Proteins from one Pseudarthrobacter sp. BIM B-2242 genomic window:
- a CDS encoding arsenate reductase ArsC: MSTETESAKKPSVLFVCVHNAGRSQMAAAFLTTLSKGGIEVRSAGSQPADKVNPAAVEAMAELGIDMSAEIPKILTTEAVKESDVVITMGCGDECPYFPGKRYEDWVLEDPAGQGVVAVRPIRDEIKTRIEGLIGSLTPAGKEVS; the protein is encoded by the coding sequence ATGAGCACCGAAACCGAATCCGCCAAGAAGCCCTCCGTCCTGTTTGTGTGCGTCCACAATGCCGGCCGTTCCCAGATGGCCGCCGCGTTCCTGACCACGCTGTCCAAGGGCGGCATCGAGGTCCGCTCCGCCGGTTCCCAGCCCGCCGATAAGGTCAATCCGGCCGCCGTCGAGGCGATGGCCGAGCTCGGCATCGACATGTCCGCCGAAATCCCCAAGATCCTCACCACGGAAGCCGTCAAGGAATCCGACGTGGTGATCACCATGGGCTGCGGCGACGAGTGCCCGTACTTCCCCGGCAAGCGCTACGAAGACTGGGTCCTGGAGGACCCGGCCGGCCAGGGCGTGGTCGCCGTCCGCCCCATCCGCGACGAGATCAAAACCCGCATCGAAGGACTCATCGGGTCCCTCACTCCGGCAGGCAAGGAGGTGAGCTGA
- a CDS encoding helix-turn-helix domain-containing protein — protein sequence MNTDPVDVFMARVAKHAALADPARLRIVDLLTLGDFSPTELQAELGMPSNLLSHHLRTLESAGLAARHRSEADKRRSYIRLATGALEGLAPGREHGARRILFVCTRNSARSQLATALWNQVSEIPAASAGTHPADRIAPGAIDVANRHGVALADLPPRRLDDVAHGDDFVVTVCDNAHEEILNPGGIHWSVPDPLRLNTEDAFEAAFSEIARRVGGLAPRLHAA from the coding sequence ATGAATACTGACCCAGTTGACGTTTTTATGGCGCGGGTTGCCAAACATGCGGCCCTCGCGGATCCGGCGCGGCTCCGTATTGTGGACTTGCTGACTCTGGGGGATTTTTCGCCCACCGAGCTGCAGGCCGAACTCGGCATGCCCTCAAACCTGTTGTCACATCACCTGCGTACGCTCGAAAGCGCGGGTCTGGCCGCACGTCACCGATCGGAAGCGGACAAGCGGCGCAGCTACATCCGGCTCGCTACGGGCGCCCTGGAAGGGTTGGCTCCCGGACGCGAACACGGGGCCCGCCGCATCCTCTTCGTCTGCACCCGCAACAGCGCCAGATCCCAGCTGGCCACCGCCCTCTGGAACCAGGTCAGTGAAATTCCTGCCGCGTCGGCGGGAACGCATCCCGCGGACCGCATCGCCCCGGGCGCCATTGATGTTGCGAACCGCCACGGGGTCGCGCTTGCGGACCTTCCCCCGCGACGGCTGGATGACGTGGCGCATGGCGATGACTTTGTGGTGACGGTGTGCGATAACGCCCATGAGGAAATCCTCAATCCGGGAGGAATCCACTGGTCCGTTCCGGATCCGTTGCGGCTGAACACGGAGGATGCGTTCGAAGCCGCATTCAGTGAGATCGCCCGCCGTGTCGGCGGCCTCGCACCCCGTCTGCACGCTGCCTGA
- a CDS encoding MIP/aquaporin family protein, which produces MTSHQPPLWRRAVAELLGTSLLVMIVVGSGIAAQQLSPNDTGLQLLQNSTATVLGLTVLILVLGPVSGAHFNPAVSLVDWILGRRSGTGLSLPELGTYVIAQTVGGISGSVIANAMFEVGTSISAKDRATPGHLLGEVVATAGLVLLIFALAATRRGTLAAPALGAYIGAAYWFTSSTSFANPAVTVGRIFSDTFAGIAPASVPGFVAAQLIGAAAGLGLLLVLFPSASRTADDVVVPHASESPGR; this is translated from the coding sequence ATGACTTCTCACCAACCGCCGCTGTGGCGCCGCGCCGTCGCTGAGCTGCTCGGCACCAGCCTGCTCGTGATGATCGTGGTGGGTTCCGGAATTGCAGCCCAGCAACTCTCCCCCAACGACACAGGGCTGCAGCTGCTCCAGAACAGCACCGCCACCGTCCTCGGCCTGACGGTCCTCATTCTCGTCCTGGGGCCTGTCAGTGGCGCCCACTTCAACCCTGCAGTGTCCCTGGTGGACTGGATCCTCGGCCGCCGCAGCGGAACCGGCCTGAGCCTGCCGGAGCTGGGGACCTACGTCATTGCCCAGACCGTGGGCGGGATCAGCGGCAGCGTCATCGCGAACGCCATGTTTGAGGTGGGAACCTCCATCTCGGCCAAGGACAGGGCGACTCCGGGCCACCTACTCGGCGAAGTGGTTGCCACCGCGGGCCTCGTGCTGCTGATTTTTGCCCTGGCCGCCACCAGGCGGGGCACCCTCGCGGCCCCTGCCCTCGGCGCCTACATCGGCGCAGCCTACTGGTTTACGTCTTCGACGTCCTTTGCGAACCCGGCAGTGACAGTGGGCCGCATCTTCAGTGATACCTTCGCCGGCATCGCCCCGGCGTCGGTCCCCGGCTTCGTGGCCGCCCAGCTGATCGGCGCAGCGGCCGGGCTTGGGCTCCTGCTCGTCCTGTTCCCCTCCGCGTCCCGGACCGCAGATGACGTGGTTGTGCCTCACGCTTCGGAATCACCCGGCCGATAG
- a CDS encoding helix-turn-helix transcriptional regulator, whose protein sequence is MNLLRVLEPATDEACCTPAGQPALGAEEARQKALVFKALADPNRLRLLSMVKAEASGEACVCDLSGPLDLGQPTVSHHLKILVEAGLLHREKRGTWAYYSLVPGALEETAGVLAAL, encoded by the coding sequence ATGAACCTGCTGCGCGTACTTGAACCGGCTACGGACGAAGCCTGCTGCACACCGGCAGGCCAGCCCGCTCTGGGCGCCGAGGAGGCCCGGCAGAAAGCCCTGGTCTTCAAAGCACTGGCCGATCCCAACCGGCTCCGCCTGCTCTCCATGGTCAAGGCCGAGGCGTCCGGCGAGGCCTGCGTGTGCGACCTGTCCGGACCGCTCGACCTGGGCCAGCCAACGGTCTCCCACCACCTGAAGATTCTGGTGGAGGCCGGGCTGCTGCACCGGGAAAAGCGTGGAACCTGGGCCTATTACTCTTTGGTTCCCGGCGCTTTGGAGGAGACAGCCGGGGTCCTGGCCGCGCTGTGA
- a CDS encoding DinB family protein yields the protein MTPHRNGMDPAKETILAGYSRDRHDLERWLKDAGAADLRRRSDGTRWTNEELLFHMVFGYMVVRALLPMVHVISRLPVPVGKAFAALLNAGTRPFDFVNYWGSRGAAMIYNRQRMGRKLEKTITAITRRLHREDARSLARTMPFPDRWDPFFAPTMSLKDVYAYPARHFDFHARQLSLRQPLR from the coding sequence GTGACCCCGCACCGGAACGGGATGGATCCGGCCAAGGAAACAATCCTGGCCGGCTACAGCCGTGACCGGCACGACCTCGAGAGGTGGCTGAAGGACGCGGGCGCTGCGGACCTTCGCAGAAGGAGTGACGGCACCCGGTGGACCAACGAGGAACTGCTGTTCCATATGGTTTTCGGTTACATGGTGGTCCGCGCCTTGCTCCCGATGGTCCACGTCATCAGCAGGCTCCCCGTGCCTGTTGGTAAAGCCTTTGCAGCCCTCCTGAACGCCGGAACACGGCCTTTCGACTTCGTGAACTATTGGGGGTCCCGCGGCGCGGCCATGATCTACAACAGGCAACGGATGGGCCGGAAACTCGAGAAGACCATCACCGCGATAACCCGCCGCCTTCACCGGGAGGACGCCCGAAGCCTGGCCCGGACCATGCCGTTTCCCGACCGCTGGGACCCGTTCTTCGCCCCGACGATGTCGCTCAAGGACGTCTACGCCTACCCGGCACGTCACTTCGATTTCCACGCCCGGCAGCTGTCCTTGAGGCAGCCGCTCCGTTAG
- a CDS encoding sugar kinase produces the protein MSTAVDLLTFGESMVSLRSAGPLSAGGSLAMHVAGAESNVAVGAARLGHSVGWAGVVGADPHGEFILRQLRAEGIQVRHRLDPSRSTGVMFLEQRTADLTRAFYYRAGSAGSTLRRDDVDHALTAGARVLHLTGITAALGTEARAALEYAAERAAAEGMVVSLDVNYRSKLWTRDEARAVLAPVVRHADILIASDDELDLVASAALGSGMSDDAETALAEELLGRGVTEVVVKRGAHGAGVHTAAGRFESPAVAVTSIDTVGAGDAFTAGYLSALLDGEDIAGRLHRGTVMGAFAVSTAGDWEGLPTREELVMLASARSGATVR, from the coding sequence GTGAGCACCGCCGTCGACCTCCTGACGTTCGGTGAGTCCATGGTCTCCCTGCGCTCAGCCGGCCCGCTGTCCGCGGGAGGCAGCCTGGCCATGCACGTGGCCGGAGCCGAATCGAATGTGGCTGTGGGGGCCGCCCGCCTGGGCCACAGCGTCGGCTGGGCCGGCGTTGTTGGTGCGGATCCGCACGGCGAATTCATCCTGCGGCAACTTCGTGCCGAGGGAATCCAGGTAAGGCACCGGCTGGATCCGTCGCGCAGCACGGGCGTGATGTTCCTCGAGCAGCGGACCGCCGACCTGACCCGGGCGTTCTACTACCGCGCCGGCTCCGCGGGCTCCACCCTCCGCCGGGACGACGTGGACCACGCCCTGACCGCCGGCGCCCGCGTCCTGCACCTGACCGGCATCACCGCCGCCCTCGGCACGGAAGCCCGGGCGGCACTGGAATACGCCGCCGAGCGGGCCGCGGCAGAGGGCATGGTGGTCTCCCTCGACGTTAATTACCGCAGCAAGCTGTGGACCCGGGATGAGGCACGCGCCGTGCTGGCGCCCGTCGTCCGTCACGCCGACATCCTCATAGCGTCCGACGACGAACTTGACCTCGTGGCGTCCGCCGCCTTGGGCAGCGGAATGTCCGACGACGCCGAAACCGCACTTGCCGAAGAACTCCTTGGCCGCGGGGTCACCGAAGTTGTGGTCAAGCGGGGCGCCCACGGCGCCGGCGTCCACACGGCCGCCGGGCGGTTCGAGTCGCCCGCCGTGGCAGTGACCAGTATCGACACCGTCGGCGCCGGGGACGCGTTCACGGCCGGCTACCTCTCCGCACTGCTCGACGGCGAGGACATTGCCGGGCGCCTGCACCGCGGAACGGTGATGGGAGCCTTCGCCGTCAGCACCGCCGGAGACTGGGAGGGCCTGCCCACACGTGAAGAGCTCGTGATGCTGGCCTCCGCCCGGAGCGGCGCCACGGTCCGCTAA
- a CDS encoding bifunctional 4-hydroxy-2-oxoglutarate aldolase/2-dehydro-3-deoxy-phosphogluconate aldolase yields the protein MTDSVTPGGLLAGIKEARLVAIVRGTGGGAAAKAAIAAMEEGFRFVEIALTTPGAFDAIREVRTAAPEGCFVGGGTVLTAEDVEKVARAGGQFMVTPALAASIAESARLGIPVLAGALTPSEAYEAMNRGATAVKLFPASIGGPGYLKALRDPFPGIPFIPVGGVGLDEAAGYWETGAIAVGLGGPLFGNAGSGGDLAPMRERARAFVDLAAAFGRRSAGAAAADAR from the coding sequence ATGACTGACAGTGTTACCCCCGGCGGCCTGCTGGCCGGAATCAAAGAGGCCCGGCTGGTGGCAATCGTCCGCGGCACCGGCGGCGGTGCTGCCGCGAAGGCCGCCATCGCCGCGATGGAGGAGGGTTTCCGGTTCGTCGAGATCGCCCTGACGACGCCCGGCGCCTTCGACGCGATCCGCGAGGTCCGGACGGCGGCGCCGGAGGGCTGCTTCGTGGGCGGCGGAACAGTGCTGACAGCGGAGGACGTGGAGAAGGTTGCCCGGGCCGGCGGCCAGTTTATGGTGACCCCGGCGCTGGCGGCATCAATCGCGGAGTCCGCGCGCCTCGGGATCCCGGTGCTGGCCGGTGCCCTGACCCCGAGTGAGGCGTACGAGGCCATGAACCGCGGCGCCACGGCGGTCAAGCTCTTCCCCGCATCCATCGGCGGCCCCGGCTACCTCAAGGCGCTGCGGGATCCCTTCCCCGGGATCCCGTTTATTCCGGTGGGCGGAGTGGGCCTTGACGAAGCCGCAGGTTATTGGGAAACCGGTGCGATCGCCGTCGGGCTCGGGGGACCGCTGTTCGGCAACGCCGGTTCCGGGGGAGACCTCGCCCCAATGCGTGAGCGCGCCCGCGCGTTCGTGGACCTGGCAGCGGCGTTCGGACGGCGATCCGCCGGCGCGGCCGCGGCGGACGCAAGGTGA
- the dgoD gene encoding galactonate dehydratase has protein sequence MTRISRIETFLVAPRWLFVRIETESGIVGWGEATCEGRSETVRTAVEQLSELLIGNDALRIEDHWQVMTKGSFYRGGPILASAVSGLDQALWDIAGKHFNTPVHQLLGGHVRDRIRMYGWVGGDEPNEVADQISAQLDVGLTAVKMNASGRMSPVASVAEIDGVIRRVAAAREVLGDHGDVAVDFHGRFSLANARRVAPLLEPYRPFFLEEPVVPENTHLLREFTSSTTTPVSTGERLYSRQEFLPALQAGIAVAQPDLSHAGGITEVRKIASLAEIYDVQLAPHCPLGPLALAACLQVGFATPNFLIQEQSIGIHYNQGAEVLDYVVDKSPLKFVNGHIERLTGPGLGIEIDEAVVRAADKRGHAWRGPVWRHPDGAFAEW, from the coding sequence ATGACACGCATCAGCAGGATCGAAACCTTCCTCGTCGCCCCGCGGTGGCTTTTTGTCCGGATCGAAACCGAGAGCGGCATCGTCGGCTGGGGCGAGGCAACCTGCGAAGGGCGCAGCGAAACCGTGCGCACCGCCGTTGAACAGCTCTCGGAGCTGCTCATCGGCAACGATGCCCTCCGCATCGAGGACCACTGGCAGGTCATGACCAAGGGCTCCTTCTACCGGGGTGGACCCATCCTCGCCAGCGCCGTATCCGGGCTGGACCAGGCATTATGGGATATTGCGGGCAAGCACTTCAACACCCCCGTGCACCAGCTCCTGGGCGGCCACGTCCGGGACCGCATCCGGATGTACGGCTGGGTGGGCGGGGACGAACCCAACGAGGTGGCGGACCAGATCAGCGCCCAGCTCGACGTAGGCCTGACCGCCGTGAAAATGAACGCCAGCGGCCGGATGAGCCCGGTGGCCTCGGTGGCAGAGATCGACGGCGTCATCCGCCGGGTTGCCGCGGCGCGCGAAGTCCTGGGAGACCACGGCGACGTCGCGGTGGACTTCCATGGCCGCTTCAGCCTGGCCAACGCCCGTCGCGTGGCGCCGTTGCTGGAACCGTACCGGCCGTTCTTCCTCGAGGAGCCCGTGGTCCCGGAAAACACGCACTTGCTGCGCGAATTCACCTCATCCACCACCACTCCGGTCTCCACGGGTGAGCGGCTCTACAGCCGGCAGGAATTCCTGCCGGCACTGCAGGCCGGAATCGCCGTGGCGCAGCCGGACCTCTCGCACGCCGGCGGCATCACCGAGGTCCGCAAGATCGCCTCCCTGGCCGAGATCTACGACGTCCAACTGGCCCCGCACTGCCCGCTTGGACCCCTTGCCCTCGCCGCGTGCCTGCAGGTGGGCTTCGCGACGCCCAACTTCCTGATCCAGGAGCAGAGCATCGGCATCCACTACAACCAGGGCGCCGAAGTCCTGGATTACGTGGTGGACAAGAGTCCGCTGAAGTTCGTCAACGGCCATATTGAACGTCTGACCGGCCCCGGCCTCGGCATCGAAATCGATGAAGCGGTTGTCCGGGCGGCGGACAAACGCGGCCACGCCTGGCGCGGACCGGTCTGGCGCCACCCGGACGGAGCCTTCGCAGAATGGTGA
- a CDS encoding carbohydrate ABC transporter permease, which yields MTVVNENAENTGNPTSARPSQPVRRRRKPLATRAYKVFRVVALIAVVLFLLAPLAWMLMASFKTNVDIYDSAKSIIFTPTGENYANVLQRNNYFVFIFNSFWVAFVSTVLSLVLGVPAAYAMSRFTMHRSALVVLMARVIPGVSLLVPWYYVFSNLRMVGGFEVLILSHMFVALPLIVYIMMSYFDSLPLELEESAQVDGLTPIGAFRRITLPLSVAGMATAGILSFIFSWNNFMFALVLSGSKTKTLPVAIFDFVSYASIDWGGLMAAATVVTVPIMIIALFTQKYIVSGMTAGATKG from the coding sequence ATGACCGTCGTCAACGAAAACGCCGAAAACACAGGGAACCCGACGTCGGCCAGGCCTTCCCAGCCGGTCCGCCGCCGCCGTAAGCCCCTTGCCACCCGCGCCTACAAGGTCTTCCGGGTGGTCGCCCTGATCGCCGTGGTGCTGTTCCTTCTCGCGCCGCTGGCCTGGATGCTGATGGCGTCCTTCAAAACCAACGTGGACATCTACGACTCCGCCAAATCCATCATCTTCACCCCCACGGGCGAGAACTACGCGAACGTCCTGCAGCGCAACAACTACTTCGTCTTCATCTTCAACAGCTTCTGGGTGGCGTTCGTCTCCACGGTGCTCTCGCTGGTGCTGGGGGTCCCCGCCGCATACGCCATGAGCCGGTTCACCATGCACCGATCAGCCCTGGTGGTGCTGATGGCCCGTGTCATCCCGGGCGTCTCGCTGCTGGTGCCCTGGTACTACGTCTTCTCCAACCTGCGGATGGTGGGCGGCTTCGAGGTGCTGATCCTCAGCCACATGTTCGTGGCGCTGCCGCTGATTGTGTACATCATGATGAGCTACTTCGATTCCCTTCCGCTGGAACTGGAGGAATCGGCGCAGGTGGACGGACTAACCCCGATCGGCGCGTTCCGCCGCATCACGCTGCCGCTGTCCGTGGCCGGCATGGCCACCGCCGGCATCCTGTCCTTCATCTTCTCGTGGAACAACTTCATGTTCGCCCTGGTGCTGTCCGGGTCCAAGACCAAGACGCTCCCCGTGGCCATCTTCGACTTCGTCTCCTACGCCAGCATCGACTGGGGCGGCCTGATGGCGGCCGCCACCGTGGTGACCGTTCCCATCATGATCATTGCGCTCTTTACGCAGAAGTACATCGTCTCCGGCATGACCGCCGGCGCTACCAAAGGCTAG
- a CDS encoding carbohydrate ABC transporter permease, translating to MSVTTSPRSAARNAGRAPNGREKFSDWTNTHRKWLFAAPAMAFVAVLIAFPLAWTLYLSLTDSQGSVRAATEFIGLENYMTVLSDVERFWPAVGRTLTFTGIALVCEVVLGMGIALLLWRPFRGEKWVRVAILLPLVATPVAVGMMFRLIFDPNIGFVNQLLGMVGIPAQPWLSGQDTALGTTIFMDVWQWTPMVVLILLAGLTSLSEEPDEAARVDGANSFQRFFYITLPLMMPTVIVAILLRGIDALKTFDILYATKGKGGGSFHEVETLNVYAYGLSFDYNQYGLSSAVLILFFMIIIGSMWLLTMRKKAVSK from the coding sequence ATGTCTGTAACGACCTCTCCCCGCAGCGCAGCGCGGAATGCCGGGCGTGCCCCGAACGGCCGCGAAAAATTCTCTGACTGGACCAATACGCACCGGAAGTGGCTCTTCGCAGCCCCGGCGATGGCTTTCGTAGCCGTCCTCATCGCCTTCCCTCTGGCCTGGACGCTGTACCTGAGCCTCACCGATTCCCAGGGTTCAGTCCGTGCCGCCACCGAGTTCATTGGCCTGGAAAACTACATGACGGTCCTGTCCGACGTGGAACGCTTCTGGCCCGCGGTGGGCCGCACCCTCACCTTTACCGGCATTGCCCTGGTCTGCGAAGTGGTCCTGGGCATGGGCATCGCCCTGCTGCTGTGGCGGCCGTTCCGCGGCGAAAAATGGGTCCGCGTGGCCATCCTGCTGCCGCTCGTCGCCACCCCGGTTGCTGTGGGCATGATGTTCAGGCTGATCTTCGATCCCAATATCGGGTTCGTCAACCAGCTCCTGGGCATGGTGGGCATCCCCGCCCAGCCCTGGCTGTCCGGCCAGGACACGGCGTTGGGCACCACCATCTTTATGGACGTCTGGCAGTGGACCCCCATGGTGGTCCTGATCCTGCTGGCCGGCCTGACCTCCCTGTCCGAGGAACCGGACGAGGCGGCACGCGTGGACGGGGCCAACTCCTTCCAGCGCTTCTTCTACATCACGCTGCCCCTGATGATGCCCACCGTCATCGTGGCCATCCTGCTCCGGGGGATCGACGCCCTGAAAACCTTCGACATCCTGTACGCCACCAAAGGCAAGGGCGGCGGGTCCTTCCATGAAGTGGAAACCCTGAACGTCTACGCCTACGGGCTGAGCTTCGACTACAACCAGTACGGGCTGTCCTCCGCGGTGCTGATCCTGTTCTTTATGATCATCATCGGTTCCATGTGGCTGCTGACCATGCGCAAGAAAGCGGTAAGCAAATGA
- a CDS encoding ABC transporter substrate-binding protein — MKRRSVMKYAAVAAALSMGLTACGGSGSSDAKESGTVRVTLANHVWTEGIKAAIPEFESSTGLKVELTQLGEDQLSDQYNVKLNAGSDEIDVMMYRPLQEGKAFAKNGYLADLTEKVSSDSGWDWKDFQEGPVKATTADGKVVGVPIITEREVLYYRKDLLQAAGLEVPKTMEELEAAAKAIKESNPGTAGFVARTGKSAAVTQFSSFLFSFGGDFMDASGKSTVNSAEAKEAYAYYGGLIKNYGPANVSTDMSWPEAMAIFTQGQAAFYTEADSLYKNATDPAKSKVADKVGFAALPAGPAGSKPYNIPSWGLAVNEASGNQDNAWKFIQWATGKERTLAAQKAGVPGPRASVWSNPEGTSTYPKDLAEAIAASAKNGVGHDRPEVVTVGKAREIVGEPIVASITGADAAAAAETAHEAFQKFLDSEK, encoded by the coding sequence ATGAAGCGACGTTCAGTAATGAAGTACGCGGCAGTCGCTGCGGCACTTTCCATGGGCCTGACTGCCTGCGGCGGCAGCGGCAGCAGCGACGCCAAGGAATCGGGCACGGTCAGGGTGACGCTGGCCAACCACGTCTGGACCGAGGGCATTAAGGCAGCAATCCCCGAGTTCGAGAGCTCCACCGGGCTGAAGGTGGAACTGACCCAGCTCGGCGAGGACCAGCTCTCCGACCAGTACAACGTCAAGCTCAACGCCGGCAGCGACGAGATCGACGTGATGATGTACCGCCCGCTCCAGGAGGGCAAGGCATTCGCGAAGAACGGCTACCTCGCGGACCTGACCGAAAAGGTTTCATCGGATTCGGGCTGGGACTGGAAGGACTTCCAGGAGGGCCCCGTCAAGGCCACCACGGCTGACGGCAAGGTGGTTGGCGTCCCGATCATCACCGAGCGCGAAGTCCTCTATTACCGCAAGGACCTGCTGCAGGCCGCCGGCCTCGAGGTGCCCAAGACCATGGAAGAGCTTGAAGCAGCAGCCAAGGCCATCAAGGAATCCAACCCGGGCACCGCAGGCTTTGTGGCCCGCACCGGCAAGTCCGCCGCTGTTACCCAGTTCTCGAGCTTCCTCTTCAGCTTCGGCGGCGACTTCATGGATGCCAGCGGAAAGTCCACGGTCAATTCGGCCGAAGCGAAAGAGGCCTACGCCTACTATGGCGGCCTGATCAAGAACTACGGCCCTGCCAACGTCAGCACGGACATGAGCTGGCCCGAGGCGATGGCCATCTTCACGCAGGGCCAGGCCGCCTTCTACACAGAGGCGGACTCGCTCTACAAGAACGCCACCGACCCGGCCAAGTCCAAGGTTGCCGATAAGGTCGGCTTCGCCGCACTGCCGGCCGGCCCTGCCGGTTCCAAGCCGTACAACATCCCCTCCTGGGGCCTGGCCGTGAACGAGGCTTCGGGCAACCAGGACAACGCCTGGAAGTTCATTCAGTGGGCAACGGGCAAGGAACGCACGCTGGCTGCACAGAAGGCCGGCGTCCCCGGACCCCGTGCCTCCGTCTGGTCCAACCCCGAGGGCACGTCCACGTACCCGAAGGACCTGGCCGAAGCCATTGCCGCCAGCGCCAAGAACGGTGTGGGACACGACCGTCCCGAGGTGGTCACCGTCGGTAAGGCCCGCGAGATCGTGGGCGAGCCGATCGTTGCAAGCATCACCGGGGCCGACGCTGCCGCAGCTGCGGAGACGGCACACGAAGCCTTCCAGAAGTTCCTGGACAGCGAAAAGTAG
- a CDS encoding FadR/GntR family transcriptional regulator, with protein MKTPQAESPIDRHASLVQSLGLAIAEGSLAPNSVVRLDELETQHNVSRSVVREAARVLSSKGMLASRRRFGTVVQPEAAWNLYDPEVIRWRLASSRRLEQLQALNELRGAIEPQAARLAAERASWDAGSDLVHLAARLWAAGQRGDQDEFLRLDVAFHAAVLKASGNAMFAQLLNLVAEVLTGRAEHGLMPHLPDHEALQLHVDVASAIQRGEAAAAHAAMSRIVQQFAEEVGHIWSEHHPDTAAKAPRQRGESDDAPHRPPSDSLTRPTG; from the coding sequence ATGAAAACCCCACAGGCGGAGTCCCCGATCGACCGGCATGCCTCGTTGGTCCAGAGCCTGGGACTCGCCATCGCCGAGGGTTCCCTGGCACCGAATTCGGTGGTGCGCCTGGACGAGCTTGAGACGCAGCACAACGTCTCCCGCTCGGTAGTCCGCGAGGCCGCCCGCGTGCTTTCCTCAAAGGGCATGCTGGCATCGCGCCGGCGCTTCGGCACGGTGGTGCAGCCCGAAGCGGCCTGGAATCTGTATGACCCGGAGGTCATCCGCTGGCGGCTCGCCTCATCCCGGCGGCTGGAGCAGCTGCAGGCCCTGAACGAGCTCCGCGGTGCCATCGAGCCGCAGGCAGCCCGGCTCGCCGCCGAACGCGCCTCCTGGGATGCGGGCAGCGACCTGGTCCACCTTGCGGCGCGGCTGTGGGCCGCCGGCCAGCGGGGAGACCAGGACGAATTCCTGCGCCTGGACGTCGCGTTCCACGCCGCGGTGCTCAAAGCATCAGGCAACGCCATGTTTGCCCAGCTTCTCAATCTTGTGGCCGAGGTCCTCACCGGCAGGGCCGAGCACGGCCTGATGCCGCACCTTCCGGATCATGAGGCCCTGCAGCTGCACGTTGACGTGGCCAGCGCCATTCAGCGCGGCGAGGCTGCCGCGGCGCATGCGGCGATGAGCCGGATCGTCCAGCAGTTCGCCGAAGAGGTAGGCCACATCTGGTCAGAGCATCACCCTGACACGGCGGCAAAGGCGCCCAGGCAGCGGGGAGAATCCGACGACGCCCCCCACCGGCCGCCGTCGGACTCCCTTACCCGGCCGACCGGTTAG